One segment of Chionomys nivalis chromosome 1, mChiNiv1.1, whole genome shotgun sequence DNA contains the following:
- the Ghrhr gene encoding growth hormone-releasing hormone receptor — protein MDRLLWGTCVLCVLNLLEVALGHLHPECDVITQLREDELACLQVVEGTNNTSLGCPGTWDGLLCWPPTGSGQWVVLPCPDFFSHFSSEPGDVKRDCTNAGWSDPFPPYPVACPVPLEMLTEEKSYFSTVKIIYTTGHSISIVALCMAIAILVALRRLHCPRNYIHMQLFATFILKASAVFLKDAALFQGDGTDHCGLSTILCKVSVAISHFATMTNFSWLLAEAVYLSCLLASTSPRCKPAFWWLVFAGWGLPVLCTGTWVGCKLAFEDTACWDLDDSSPYWWIIKGPIVLSVGVNFGLFLNIICILLRKLEPAQGGLHTRAQYWRLSKSTLLLIPLFGIHYIIFNFLPDSAGLGIRLPLELGLGSFQGFIVAVLYCFLNQEVRTEISRKWYGHDPELLPARRTCTEWTTPPRSRMKVLTSEC, from the exons ATGGACCGCCTGTTGTGGGGTACCTGTGTCCTCTGCGTCCTGAACCTCTTGGAAGTG GCACTGGGTCACCTCCACCCGGAATGTGACGTCATCACTCAGCTGAGAGAGGATGAGCTTGCATGTCTTCAGGTGGTAGAGGGGACCAACAACACCTCCCTGG GCTGCCCTGGGACCTGGGATGGGCTGCTGTGTTGGCCCCCAACAGGTTCTGGCCAGTGGGTGGTTCTCCCTTGCCCTGACTTCTTCTCTCACTTCAGCTCAGAGCCAG GGGATGTGAAGAGAGACTGTACTAATGCCGGCTGGTCTGATCCCTTCCCGCCATACCCCGTGGCCTGCCCTGTGCCCTTGGAGATGCTAACTGAGGAG AAATCTTACTTCTCCACCGTGAAGATCATCTACACCACAGGCCACAGCATCTCCATTGTAGCCCTCTGTATGGCTATTGCCATCCTGGTTGCTCTCAG GAGGCTCCACTGCCCCCGGAACTACATCCACATGCAGCTCTTTGCCACCTTCATCCTCAAGGCCAGTGCTGTGTTCCTGAAGGATGCTGCCCTCTTCCAGGGTGATGGCACAGACCACTGCGGCTTGTCCACT ATCCTGTGTAAGGTTTCCGTGGCCATCTCCCACTTTGCCACCATGACCAACTTCAGCTGGCTGCTGGCAGAAGCTGTCTACTTGAGCTGCTTGTTGGCCTCCACATCCCCCAGGTGCAAACCAGCTTTCTGGTGGCTGGTTTTTGCTGGCTGGG GGCTCCCTGTGCTATGCACTGGTACGTGGGTGGGCTGCAAGCTGGCTTTCGAGGACACTGC gtgctgggacctAGACGACAGCTCCCCCTACTGGTGGATCATCAAAGGGCCTATAGTCCTCTCTGTTGGG GTGAACTTTGGGTTGTTTCTCAATATAATTTGCATCCTGCTGAGGAAGCTAGAGCCTGCACAGGGAGGCCTCCACACACGGGCTCAGTACTG GCGGCTTTCCAAGTCAACACTTCTCCTTATCCCGCTGTTTGGAATTCATTACATCATCTTCAACTTCCTGCCTGACAGTGCTGGCCTTGGCATCCGCCTACCCTTGGAGCTGGGACTGGGCTCCTTCCAG GGCTTCATTGTTGCTGTTCTCTATTGCTTCCTCAACCAAGAG GTGAGGACGGAGATTTCACGCAAATGGTATGGCCACGACCCTGAACTTCTGCCAGCTCGTCGGACCTGCACTGAGTGGACCACACCGCCCCGATCGAGAATGAAGGTGCTGACCTCAGAGTGCTAG